The Solicola gregarius DNA window GGGGCCCGGTGCCGCCGATGATGCCGATCGTCTGTGTCATGGATGCATCCTCTCGCGACCCCGCCGCGATCCCGACGGGGGCCGCGACAGCATCGCCGCTACTCCGTCGTCGGGCCCTCATCGCGTACGCGTTCGACCTCCGACATCGCCTCGCGTAGCCGACCCAGCCACTCCTCGGTGTTCTCACCGACCATTCGTACGCTCCACGCGAGCGCGTGCGAACGACTCCGCGCGACACCTGCATCGACGAGGGTGTCGAGAACCATCCGCTCGGGCTGTCGGAGTCGGGTCATCACCGGAACGGACAGGTTGGTGAAGACCTCCCGCTCCGGTCCGCACTCGACGCCCCACGCGACCTTGCGCCTAAACCGCCGCTCGGCCTCGCGCGCGATCGCAATCCGATCGTCGCGGGTGTCCTCCCGGAAACGCGAGATGCGACCCGCGATCGCCTCCAGGGCCTCGGGACCCTGGTCGTCGGCGTCGACGCCATCGGGCGGCGCGATCCGACCCACGATCGTGATCTCCTCACGATCGGTCGTCACCTCGGCCGGCTCGGTGAACCACGCATCGGGCAGGCGGCCCCGGACCCAGCCGGCTACCTCTTCCTGATTGACCATTACACAACCTCCTTGTAATGATGTAATCATGGCTCGCCAAACGACTCTTCACAAGCGGCTCGGCGGCGACGACGGGATCCGCACGATCGTCGCCGACTGGTACCCCACCGTGCTCGCCGATCCGCTGCTCCGGCCGCTGTTCGGCGACGGACATCCCGACCACATCGACCATCTGAGCGCATTCTTCGCGGAGGTCTTCGGTGGCGCGACGCGCTACACCGACGAGCTCGGCGGCTTTCCGGCCCTGCTGGAGACGCACCAGGGCCTGGCGATCGAAGAGAAACAGCGGCGGCGATTCATCGACCTCTTCCTCGACGCGTTCGATGCGCACATCGACGATGCGGAGCTACGCAAGCACTTCGCCGACTACCTCGAAGTTCGGTACGGAGGTCGCGGCGGTCAACTCCCATGCGAAGTCTGCCGACGAGCTCCATCCGTGCCAGGAGGTTCCCCGCTGGCCATGACTACTCGCGCGGCTCCTCGTCGTTCCAGTTCGGGTCGTGCTCCCACGCCTCGTTGCGCTCCTCGACGTGCTCCAGCGCGTGCTCGGCCTCCGCACGGGTCGCGTACGGGCCGAGGCGATCCGCCGCCTTGCAGCCGTCCTTGCCCTCAACGGCATGGTGCTTGAGACAGAAGAAGAACTTCTCGGCCATCGTCGTACTCCTCGTCCGCCGGGCTCGTACCCCCATCCTGCCTCAGCCCGCGCCGAACACGAGCCGATCGACGTACGCGTTGCGGAACTGACCACTCGGGTCGAGTCGCTCGGCAAGAGCGCGAAAGTCGTCGAGACGGTCGTACAGCCGGGCGAGGCTCCCGCCCTGTATCGCGAACACCTTGCCCCAATGCGGCCGGGCGTCGAACGGCGCAAGCGCCGCCTCGAGCGCGGCGACCGCGCGGGTGACCTCTCGCGGGTCGTTGCGCCAGGTGAAGTGCAGTGCCAGGGAGTCGCGCCCGTACGCCGGGCTCAACCACATCGTGTCGGCGGCGACCGTACGAAGCTCGCCGATCATCAGCACCGGTTCGAGATCTGCCCCCACCTCCCGCACCGCTCGGATCGCCTCGACGGCGTGCCGACGATCGACGAAATACTCGCTCTGGATCTCGTCACCGTTGCTCGGCGTCGAGTCGAGCCGGAAGTGTGGGAGCCGCTCGGACCACGGTCCCGGCGAGCCGCCACGGGGCGTGAGATTCGGATCGTCGGAGATCAGCGTCGCCCACTGCTCCGGAGGTTGTGGCCGGGCACCGAACACGTCGACGGGCGGCTCGAACGGCTCGCCGTCCAGTCGAGTCTTCAACCAGACCCGGTCGATCCGCTCGCGCCAGTCGGTGAACATGCTGACGCTGTACGCACTCCCCATGACGGCATCGAGATGCTCGTCGAGGGCAGGCCATTCGAGGTCGACGTACGAATCCTGGCGGACGTCGTACGTCGGCTCGATGTCGAGCGTCACGCGAGTGACGATGCCGAGCGCTCCCAGCGCAACGACCATGCCGGCGAACTCGCTGTCGACCCGAGAGGCCGAAACGAGCTCTCCGCCGCCCGTGACGATCTCGATGCCCGCCACCGACGCTGCCAGGCATCGGTTGCGGTCGCCGGAGCCGTGTGTCGCCGTTGCACAGGCGCCGGCCACGCAGATGTGTGGCAACGAGCCGAGGTTGTGCAGCGCACAACCGTTGCCCTGCAGGAAGGCGGCCAGCTCGCCGTACCGGACTCCGGCCGAGACGGTCACCGTCATCGCGTCCCGATCGAGCTCCGGTACCGGTTCGATTCGCCGGAGATCCACGAGCGAGCCCGGCGAGTCGGCAAGCGAGCTGAACGAGTGGCGAGTACCGAGCGCGCGTACCCGGTCGCCGGAGGCGACGATGTCGCGGACCTCGTCGACGGTTCGCGGAGTATGGATGCGGCTTGCGCCGTAGACGTACGTGCCCGACCAGTTCTTCTCCAGCATATGCACCAGCCTAGACTCGGCGCGTGACTGCTCTTGCCCCGTACGCCATCTCGCCGACCCGCGACGTCCCGGCCGCCATCGAGCGACCGGAGTACGTCGGCAAGCCCGGGCCCGAGCCCTTCCAGGGCTCGAACGTCCAAGACGCCGACACGATCGAGCGGATGCGCACCGCGAGCCGCATCGCCGCACAGACCCTCGACGCCGTCGAGGCCGCGATCGCACCGGGCGTCACGACCGATGAGCTCGACCGGGTAGGCCACGAGTTCATGGTCGAGCACGGCGCGTACCCCTCGACGCTGGGCTATCGGGGCTTCCCGAAGTCGCTGTGTACCAGCGTGAACGAGGTGATCTGCCACGGCATCCCCGACGCACGGCCCCTCGAGGAAGGCGACATCGTGAACGTCGACGTCACCGCCTACATCGGTCAGGTGCACGGCGACACGAACAAGACGTACTCGGTCGGCACCATCGACCGGGAGTCGCAGCTGCTGATCGAGCGCACGCACGCCGCGCTGATGCGGGGCATCCGTGCGGCCAAGCCGGGGCGGCGGATCAACGTCATCGGACGCGTGATCGAGTCGTACGCGGCGCGATTCGGCTACGGTGTCGTGCGCGACTTCACCGGCCACGGCGTCGGGCCCGCGTTCCATACCGGGCTGATCATCCCGCACTACGACGACGAGCGGTTCGACACCGTGATCGAGCCGGGCATGACGTTCACGATCGAGCCGATGCTGACGATCGGCACCCACGAGTGGGACATGTGGGACGACGACTGGACCGTGACCACCAAGGACAAGTCACGAACGGCACAGTTCGAGCACACCCTCGTGATCACCGAGTCGGGTCCCGAGATCCTGACGCGCAGCGACGCCTAGTTCGGCGGTTTCGCCACGGCGGGCGCCCGCGTGGCCTACGCTCCCCTCGACCGATCCTGCACCAGAGGGGTGTCCCATGCCTTCCGTCCACCTCAGGCTCGTGACCGCACTCGCCGCGACGGCCCTCGCGGCATCGCTGACCGCGCCGGCGTCGGCGACCGCCGGCGAGGCATCAGTACGCCGGGCCGTACCGGGAACGTACAAGATGAAGCCGAGCAAGGGGCAGCTGTCCTTCAAGGTCACCCGCAAGGGCACGTACATGAAGCACTGGAAGGCCCTGCTCCTCACCCGCTGCGGCGGCTATCCGAGCCCGATCACGTATCAGTGGCTCTGGTACGACTTCCCGACCACGAAGATCAAGCGCAGCGGCTGGGTACGGCGAACCTGGAAAAAGGACGATTTCCGAATGAAGCTGCGAGTGAAGTTCGTCGGCAAGCGAGCCAAGAGGGGCTACACCGCCTACAGCGGTCCTGGGCAGTGTGTGGCCGTCAGGAAGTGGACCGCTCGGCGGGTCGGCAAGTGACCTAGAGAGCCTGGACCAGCGCGATCGCCAGTACGACGACACCGGCAACACCGGCGACGGCACCGCCGATCGTGAACAACGCGCCTTGTTTGCCGTGCTCCTCGCTCACCTCGTCTTCGGTGCGCGTCGTGATCAGCTGCTTGGCGCCGTCGGCCGGTGCTCCGACGATCAGCTCGCCGTCGCGGTCCGACGCCTCACCGAGCACGTAGACGCGGGCGCCGTCGGTGAGCACCCACTCACGGCGACGGAACCCGATCGTGTTCTCGTCGTCGAAAGCGTCCTTGGCCATGCTCGCGACGGTCGCGAGAAGCCCGCCCTCCTTGGGTGCCTGATCGGCCTTCGGCTCCTCGAACTCGTCGAGAACCTTCTTCGGCGTGTCGACGATCACCTTGGGGCGTACGAGTACGCGGCCCGTCGAGTCCTCGACGTAAAACGGATCCTGGGTACGGTGCGACGTCATCGTCTCCGTCTTCGTGCGGGTGCGACGATCGCCGTCATTGTCGCGGTAGGTCTCGCGGTACTTGCGCTCGACCTTGTGCCGGTGCCAGGCGCATTTCGTGTCGGTCAGCTGGGCAGAGAGCGGCCCGCCCGGCCCGATCCGCACCACTCCCTTGACCTCGACCACCTGCGAGAAGGCGCCCTCGCTCCCGGCCGCAACCGCGGCTGCGCGGAGTGCCACCAGGTCCTTCGCCGTGACGGTCTCCGTGCTCGTCATCCGCTGGATCGACTTCCGCGACGTATAGACGCTGTATCCGCAGAATCCCGCGACGCCAATCAGGATGACTCCGACAACCCACATCTCACACTCTTTTGCCTCGTACGCGACACGACCGGCGTACATCCTGCCGCACGGCGAGGTCGGCGGGTGTGGCTAGGGGCGGATGAGCCGGCTTGTAGGCCGGATCCTGTGGGTGCACGGGCACCCGACGACCATCTCTCTAGGCGCACCGTTGCCGATGCGCTCCAGCGACCTACCCGCTGACTCGGGCGAGCAGCCCTCGTACGTCAGCGCAGACCCGCAAGCGGGTCCTCTTGGTCTTGCTCCGGGTGGGGTTTACCGAGCCGTCTCGGTCGCCCGAGACGCTGGTGGTCTCTTACACCACCGTTTCACCCTTACCCGCACCGCACCGGCGAAGCCGGCGCGGCCGCTGGCGGTCTATTTTCTGTGGCACTGTCCCGCGAGTCACCTCGGGTGGGCGTTACCCACCACCCTGCTCTGTAGAGTCCGGACCTTCCTCGGCGGGCGGCGAACCGCCCGACGCGGCCGCCCCACCGACTCATCCGCCCGCCCAGCGTACCCTCTGCGTGCACTCACCTTCCCGAGAGGAGTCGGCACTGGCCGATGCGATCGCCGTCGCTGCCCTGGCGGCAACCGTCCTGACCGCAATCCGGTGGCCCCGACCGGGTGCCGAGATCGCGACCGGCAGCGTCGCCGCTGCTGCTGTGCTGCTCTGCGGAGCGGTGTCGCCCTCCGATGCCGGAGCGCAGGTACGCGACCTGGCACCGGTGGTCGGCTTCCTGATCGCGCTGCTGGTGCTCGGCGCCGCGTGTTCGGCGGCCGGCCTGTTCGAGGCCGTCGGCGGCGTCTTGTCGAGAGCGGCCTGGGCACGTCCGGGGCTCGCGCTGCCGCTGGCCGCCAGTGCTGCCGCGCTCACGAGCGTCGCGCTCAGTCTCGACACGACGGTGGTGCTGCTGACGCCGGCTCTGGCCATCGCCGCCCGCCGGATCGGCCAGGCCGGCCGGCCGTACGAGTTCCTGTCCGTGCGGATGGCGAACTCGGCCTCGCTGCTGCTCCCGGTCTCGAACCTGACCAACCTGCTCGCCCTTGCGGCCAGCGGGCTCGGATACCTCGAGTGGGCCTGGCTGATGCTGCCGGTGTGGGTCTGCGTCATCGTGCTCGAGACCGGCGTGGTCCGCTTGACCTTCGGGCGCGCGGTCGATCCGGATCGTCTTCCCAGCACGCCGCCGGCGCCGCCCGACGAGGCGCGTACGAGAATGGCGCGGGCGGCCGGAATCGTCGTCGGGCTCGTTCTCGTTGGCTTCGCCGCGGGCTCGTACGCAGGCGTCGAACCCGTGTGGATCGCGTCCGTCGGCGCCGTCGTACTGGCCATCGCCGTCGTGCGCCGACGGCCGGTGACGGCACGATCGCTCCTCGCGTCGGCGGGGCTGCCGTTCGCCTACTTCGTGCTCTGCTGGGGCATCGTGGTTGCCGCCGTCGCACAGACCGGCGTCGTACGCGAGCTGGAACGACATCTACCGGCCGGCGACGGCCTCGGCTCGCTGGTCGCGCTCGCGCTGATCGCGATGCTGGCCGCGAACCTGCTGAACAACCTCCCGGCGACACTGCTTCTGACGCCGCTCGTGGCCCCCGCCGGACCAGTCGCCGTGCTCGCCGTGCTGGTCGGCGTCAACGTCGGCTCCAACCTGTCGTACGCCGGGTCGCTGGCGAACCTGCTGTGGCGCAAGGTCGTCCGGAGACTGCACGACGACGATCCGACCCGCGCGTTCCACCTACTCGGCGCGTTGACGACACCCGCGCTGGTCGTCGTGTGCACGACCGTCCTGTGGGCGTGGACCTCGCTCGTACGCTGAGCGTCCCGGCCACATAGAGTCGGCGGCATGCTCGTACTCCTGCCGCCTTCGGAGGGCAAGACCGTCCCGGTCAGGGGCAAGCCGCTGGACCTGAAGGCACTGTCACTTCCCGAGCTGACGCCCGCCCGAGAGAGGGTGCTCGACACGTTGGTGACGCTCTGCGAATCGGATCCCGACGCGGCGGCTGCCGCGCTGGACCTCGGTCCCACGCAGGCGGCTTCCGTCGCGCGCAATGCTGTTCTGCCGACGCTGCCGACGGCGCGTGCCGACCGGGTCTACACCGGCGTGTTGTACGAGGCGCTCGATCTCGGCACCCTCGACGCCGCCGCGAAGCGACGTGCGACCCGGCGGCTCGCGATCGTCAGCGGGCTGTTCGGACTCGTCCGCATCGGCGATCGCATCCCTGCGTACCGGCTCTCCGGCGACGTCACGCTTCCCGGTCTCGGACCGGTCGCCGCCGTCTGGCGCGCGGAGCTTGTCACGGTGGTGCCCGAGCTCGTCGGCTCCGGCCTGCTCGTCGACCTGCGCTCACAGACGTACGCGAGCTACTTCCGCCCACGCGGACGCGTCGCCGACCGCACGGCGACGGTACGCGTCATCCACGAGCACCAGGGTCAACGCAAGATCGTCAGCCATTTCAACAAGGCCACCAAAGGCAGGCTGGTACGAGCGCTGCTCGAAGTCGGGCGCGAACCCGCGGACCGTGCCCGCGCTGGCCGACACGCTGCGCGAGCTCGGCTGGACGGTCGAGGTCGACGGGCAGCGGCTCGACGTGATCGTGGCGGAGGTATAGGTCCAGCGCTCAACCGCCGAGCGCGGCGTCGAAGCGTTGCCGGATGTCGGCAAGGCGCTCGACGGGTTCGTTCGCGAACACCAGCCGCAGGTAACGCGCACCGGACGGGCCCCAGCCGTCCATCGGCGTTGCGGCCACCCGCCCGCGCTCGAACAACCGACTCGCGGCTTCTGCGGGAGGGATGCCGAGCTGCGTCGTGTCGATGAGCAGCGACCACCCGCCGGCCGGCGGTACGACGGGATAATCGTGCAGCTCGCGTACCAGCAGCGCCGCACGCTCGCCCCACGTACGCGCGGCGCTCGCGACATCGGCGTCGGCATCGGGCGCGGTGAGGGCGAGCGCCATCGCCTCCTGCGCGAGCCCGACCTGGCATACGACATTGCTCAGCCCGACCAGGTCGACGTCGCGGATGATCTCGCGCGGACCGACGACCCAGCCGACCCGCCAACCGATCATTCGCAGCTCCTTCGACGCCGAGCCGACCGTGATCGTGCGCTCGGCGAGCCCGGGCAGAGCCGCCGGATGCGCCGGTCGCGCGCCGTCGAAGCGGATCCGCTCCATCGCGGCGTCGTAGATCAGCCACGCATCGTGACGCTCGAGCGCGTCGGCGAGGGTGCGCCAATGCTCGTTCCCCAGGACGGCGCCGGTCGGCATCGACGGCGACATCATGATCACCGCGGCAGTGCGGTCGTTGACGGCGTCCGCGAGTTCGACGGGATCCGTCTGCCAGCCGTCCGGGCTCGGGCGCTGCGCCACGAAGCGGGGTACGCCGCCGGCGAGCCGGACACGGTTGACCAGGCCGGCGTAGATCGGGTCGCACAGGACGACCTCGTCGCCTGGCTCCACCGTTGCCAGCAGGACGTTGAGGATCCCGTTCAGTCCGCCTGCGGTGATCAGGCACTGCTCGGCTTCGTACGACCGGCGCGCCAGCCGGCCGACGTGCTCGGCCGCCGC harbors:
- the map gene encoding type I methionyl aminopeptidase, with product MTALAPYAISPTRDVPAAIERPEYVGKPGPEPFQGSNVQDADTIERMRTASRIAAQTLDAVEAAIAPGVTTDELDRVGHEFMVEHGAYPSTLGYRGFPKSLCTSVNEVICHGIPDARPLEEGDIVNVDVTAYIGQVHGDTNKTYSVGTIDRESQLLIERTHAALMRGIRAAKPGRRINVIGRVIESYAARFGYGVVRDFTGHGVGPAFHTGLIIPHYDDERFDTVIEPGMTFTIEPMLTIGTHEWDMWDDDWTVTTKDKSRTAQFEHTLVITESGPEILTRSDA
- a CDS encoding GIDE domain-containing protein, with translation MWVVGVILIGVAGFCGYSVYTSRKSIQRMTSTETVTAKDLVALRAAAVAAGSEGAFSQVVEVKGVVRIGPGGPLSAQLTDTKCAWHRHKVERKYRETYRDNDGDRRTRTKTETMTSHRTQDPFYVEDSTGRVLVRPKVIVDTPKKVLDEFEEPKADQAPKEGGLLATVASMAKDAFDDENTIGFRRREWVLTDGARVYVLGEASDRDGELIVGAPADGAKQLITTRTEDEVSEEHGKQGALFTIGGAVAGVAGVVVLAIALVQAL
- a CDS encoding pyridoxal phosphate-dependent aminotransferase translates to MSVSRVRDIPGIGVDHVGDAADEVADPDMLRLENLDTDLRPMPAVLERTRQAVLEDAANSYLPFQGGAALRRAAAEHVGRLARRSYEAEQCLITAGGLNGILNVLLATVEPGDEVVLCDPIYAGLVNRVRLAGGVPRFVAQRPSPDGWQTDPVELADAVNDRTAAVIMMSPSMPTGAVLGNEHWRTLADALERHDAWLIYDAAMERIRFDGARPAHPAALPGLAERTITVGSASKELRMIGWRVGWVVGPREIIRDVDLVGLSNVVCQVGLAQEAMALALTAPDADADVASAARTWGERAALLVRELHDYPVVPPAGGWSLLIDTTQLGIPPAEAASRLFERGRVAATPMDGWGPSGARYLRLVFANEPVERLADIRQRFDAALGG
- a CDS encoding D-arabinono-1,4-lactone oxidase encodes the protein MLEKNWSGTYVYGASRIHTPRTVDEVRDIVASGDRVRALGTRHSFSSLADSPGSLVDLRRIEPVPELDRDAMTVTVSAGVRYGELAAFLQGNGCALHNLGSLPHICVAGACATATHGSGDRNRCLAASVAGIEIVTGGGELVSASRVDSEFAGMVVALGALGIVTRVTLDIEPTYDVRQDSYVDLEWPALDEHLDAVMGSAYSVSMFTDWRERIDRVWLKTRLDGEPFEPPVDVFGARPQPPEQWATLISDDPNLTPRGGSPGPWSERLPHFRLDSTPSNGDEIQSEYFVDRRHAVEAIRAVREVGADLEPVLMIGELRTVAADTMWLSPAYGRDSLALHFTWRNDPREVTRAVAALEAALAPFDARPHWGKVFAIQGGSLARLYDRLDDFRALAERLDPSGQFRNAYVDRLVFGAG
- a CDS encoding SLC13 family permease, yielding MHSPSREESALADAIAVAALAATVLTAIRWPRPGAEIATGSVAAAAVLLCGAVSPSDAGAQVRDLAPVVGFLIALLVLGAACSAAGLFEAVGGVLSRAAWARPGLALPLAASAAALTSVALSLDTTVVLLTPALAIAARRIGQAGRPYEFLSVRMANSASLLLPVSNLTNLLALAASGLGYLEWAWLMLPVWVCVIVLETGVVRLTFGRAVDPDRLPSTPPAPPDEARTRMARAAGIVVGLVLVGFAAGSYAGVEPVWIASVGAVVLAIAVVRRRPVTARSLLASAGLPFAYFVLCWGIVVAAVAQTGVVRELERHLPAGDGLGSLVALALIAMLAANLLNNLPATLLLTPLVAPAGPVAVLAVLVGVNVGSNLSYAGSLANLLWRKVVRRLHDDDPTRAFHLLGALTTPALVVVCTTVLWAWTSLVR